Proteins from a genomic interval of Musa acuminata AAA Group cultivar baxijiao chromosome BXJ1-9, Cavendish_Baxijiao_AAA, whole genome shotgun sequence:
- the LOC135584623 gene encoding serine/threonine-protein kinase/endoribonuclease IRE1a-like isoform X3, with translation MLPSARSVVFYAVLAIGFLVSGVLTPVVLDPSASPYPGLSFPVASTGEISAAEKWSGRLLSTDLVPVEKSPPGVLRAGSRSLMSLDENEGELYEYSKVAGIKKHDWTVEEYVQKAPVVKGSVITTGTKTSTFYVVDADSGELIYHDKEPFSWATVGMPTAEEQYISSKLESGNATCITIIRTDYFLDSYDLNNHLWSVMISRISAHNVGPGLPPARNEEMGIPSMSGRNIPVYFTSEAGQPPKLKAMLPPSCYESHNGMRSGQGDRQSYECQSANNCSLEICISSNRDTDQMFERLDDGLISLYVSQVLRTVPSGCQPGNCISARPKFHTTHSNFVNSETRPRGNMKLPNHGQEISNASHNSLDDQINHSVDEHSDAQQNNVLSLQSIYEGYGWLLILTLPIFFVLCYLWLRKLFKYDKECNDLKERQSVLAKKRKSRKAPNMKNVSISGNHDSHLLSMRENTKTNGHNQNGSSFMKLNDDSDGRWIGRLFVSNSEIGHGSNGTVVFEGFYDARPVAVKRLLRAHHDVACKEIQNLIASDRHPNIVRWYGVEQDLDFVYISLERCICSLSDLIHICSDSSYSVSVENPISDSSIEHKFQLGMVKNIGKDVNLWRPNGLPSIQLLKLMRDIVSGVAHLHELGIIHRDLKPQNVLISNDRYLYAKLSDMGISKRLLEDMSSLSCNATGYGSSGWQAPEQILHERQTRAVDLFSLGCILFFCITKGKHPFGKFFERDANIINNCMDLFLVDHIPEAEHLLCQLLQPDPKMRPNAVEVLHQPLFWSSETRLSFLRDVSDRVELEDRGSDILKALENIAPLAFGGKWDEKLDAAFITDMGRYRKYRFNCVRDLLRVIRNKLNHYRELPKELQETLGPVPEGFDMYFRSLFPKLLIEVYKVVCRYCKEEDSLGKYFRSSLL, from the exons ATGCTCCCCTCTGCGCGATCCGTCGTTTTCTACGCCGTCCTTGCCATCGGGTTCCTCGTCTCCGGCGTGTTGACGCCCGTGGTGCTTGATCCGTCTGCTTCTCCTTATCCTGGGCTTTCTTTTCCTGTTGCGTCTACTGGTGAGATATCCGCTGCAGAAAAATGGAGCGGTCGGCTCTTGTCGACCGATTTGGTACCTGTCGAGAAGTCTCCCCCTGGTGTTTTAAGAGCCGGATCGAGATCTCTCATGAGTTTGGATGAAAA CGAAGGGGAACTCTACGAATATAGCAAGGTTGCTGGAATAAAG AAACATGACTGGACAGTTGAGGAATATGTCCAGAAAGCACCTGTTGTTAAAGGATCAGTTATTACCACTGGGACAAAGACATCAACTTTTTATGTTGTTGATGCTGATAGTGGAGAGTTAATATATCATGATAAGGAGCCTTTTAGTTGGGCAACTGTGGGGATGCCTACGGCTGAAGAGCAGTACATTTCATCCAAGCTGGAATCTGGCAATGCTACTTGTATAACCATTATAAGAACAGATTATTTTCTGGATAGCTATGATTTAAATAATCACTTATGGAGTGTGATGATTTCTCGTATCAGTGCTCATAATGTTGGGCCTGGATTGCCACCTGCCAGGAATGAGGAGATGGGAATACCATCCATGTCCGGAAGAAATATTCCTGTCTACTTTACTAGTGAGGCCGGACAACCACCTAAGCTGAAGGCTATGCTCCCCCCCTCATGTTATGAATCACACAATGGGATGAGGTCTGGCCAAGGTGACAGGCAATCATATGAATGTCAATCTGCTAATAACTGTTCCTTAGAAATTTGTATCAGTTCCAATAGGGATACTGACCAGATGTTCGAGAGACTAGATGATGGGCTTATTTCTTTATATGTATCACAAGTCTTACGTACTGTTCCAAGTGGATGCCAGCCAGGAAACTGCATTTCTGCTAGACCAAAATTTCATACTACACATTCTAATTTCGTTAACTCAGAAACAAGACCCAGAGGTAACATGAAATTGCCTAATCATGGACAGGAAATTTCTAATGCATCCCATAACTCATTGGATGACCAGATTAATCATTCAGTGGATGAACATTCTGATGCTCAGCAGAACAATGTGTTGTCACTGCAATCTATTTATGAAGGTTATGGTTGGCTTTTGATTCTAACTTTGCCTATATTCTTTGTGCTCTGCTATCTTTGGTTGAGAAAGCTATTCAAGTATGATAaagaatgcaatgatttgaaggaACGACAATCTGTGCTTGCTAAAAAGAGGAAATCTCGGAAGGCTCCAAACATGAAAAATGTTTCCATCAGTGGTAATCATGACAGTCATTTGTTATCTATGAGAGAGAACACCAAAACTAATGGACATAATCAAAATGGAAGCTCATTTATGAAACTGAATGATGATAGTGATGGACGTTGGATTGGAAGACTCTTTGTATCAAATTCTGAAATCGGTCATGGGAGCAATGGTACAGTTGTTTTTGAAGGATTTTATGATGCTCGTCCTGTCGCTGTCAAACGGCTTCTTCGTGCGCATCATGATGTGGCCTGTAAAGAGATTCAGAATCTTATTGCATCTGATCGGCACCCTAATATTGTTCGGTGGTATGGAGTAGAACAAGATTTAGATTTTGTCTATATCTCACTGGAGCGATGTATATGCAGTTTAAGTGACCTAATACACATATGCTCAGATTCTTCATATTCAGTATCTGTGGAAAATCCAATATCGGACTCATCTATTGAGCACAAATTTCAATTAGGCATGGTGAAAAATATTGGAAAGGATGTTAACTTGTGGAGACCAAATGGTCTTCCATCAATTCAACTCTTAAAACTAATGAG AGATATAGTTTCTGgcgttgcacatctacatgaactTGGAATCATACATCGGGATCTAAAGCCTCAAAATGTGCTAATAAGCAATGACAGATATCTTTATGCCAAACTTTCTGATATGGGTATAAGCAAACGCCTCCTTGAAGACATGTCTTCTTTGAGTTGTAATGCAACTG GATATGGTAGCTCTGGTTGGCAAGCACCTGAGCAAATTCTTCATGAACGCCAAACACGAGCTGTGGATTTATTCAGTTTGGGATGCATACTATTCTTTTGTATTACCAAGGGGAAACATCCATTTGGCAAATTCTTTGAACGAGATGCAAACATTATTAACAATTGCATGGACCTGTTCTTGGTGGATCATATACCAGAAGCTGAGCATCTACTTTGCCAATTGTTGCAACCTGACCCAAAGATGAG GCCAAATGCAGTAGAAGTATTGCATCAACCACTTTTTTGGAGTTCTGAGACACGGCTTTCATTTTTACGAGATGTAAGCGATCGAGTTGAATTGGAAGACAGAGGATCAGATATTTTAAAAGCGTTAGAAAATATTGCACCTCTTGCATTTGGTGGGAAATGGGATGAAAAGTTAGATGCTGCATTCATTACAGACATGGGTCGTTATAGAAAATATCGTTTTAATTGCGTTCGTGACCTCCTACGAGTAATAAGAAACAAGTTAAATCATTATAGGGAACTTCCAAAAGAACTCCAG GAAACACTTGGACCTGTTCCTGAAGGATTTGATATGTACTTTAGAAGTCTATTCCCAAAGCTTCTGATCGAAGTCTACAAAGTGGTTTGCCGATACTGTAAGGAAGAGGactctcttggcaaatattttagaAGCAGTCTTCTATAG
- the LOC135584623 gene encoding serine/threonine-protein kinase/endoribonuclease IRE1a-like isoform X2 has translation MLPSARSVVFYAVLAIGFLVSGVLTPVVLDPSASPYPGLSFPVASTGEISAAEKWSGRLLSTDLVPVEKSPPGVLRAGSRSLMSLDENKHGRFFLALPNGTIYFMNKSTKPQWKLLIGELYEYSKVAGIKKHDWTVEEYVQKAPVVKGSVITTGTKTSTFYVVDADSGELIYHDKEPFSWATVGMPTAEEQYISSKLESGNATCITIIRTDYFLDSYDLNNHLWSVMISRISAHNVGPGLPPARNEEMGIPSMSGRNIPVYFTSEAGQPPKLKAMLPPSCYESHNGMRSGQGDRQSYECQSANNCSLEICISSNRDTDQMFERLDDGLISLYVSQVLRTVPSGCQPGNCISARPKFHTTHSNFVNSETRPRGNMKLPNHGQEISNASHNSLDDQINHSVDEHSDAQQNNVLSLQSIYEGYGWLLILTLPIFFVLCYLWLRKLFKYDKECNDLKERQSVLAKKRKSRKAPNMKNVSISGNHDSHLLSMRENTKTNGHNQNGSSFMKLNDDSDGRWIGRLFVSNSEIGHGSNGTVVFEGFYDARPVAVKRLLRAHHDVACKEIQNLIASDRHPNIVRWYGVEQDLDFVYISLERCICSLSDLIHICSDSSYSVSVENPISDSSIEHKFQLGMVKNIGKDVNLWRPNGLPSIQLLKLMRDIVSGVAHLHELGIIHRDLKPQNVLISNDRYLYAKLSDMGISKRLLEDMSSLSCNATGYGSSGWQAPEQILHERQTRAVDLFSLGCILFFCITKGKHPFGKFFERDANIINNCMDLFLVDHIPEAEHLLCQLLQPDPKMRPNAVEVLHQPLFWSSETRLSFLRDVSDRVELEDRGSDILKALENIAPLAFGGKWDEKLDAAFITDMGRYRKYRFNCVRDLLRVIRNKLNHYRELPKELQETLGPVPEGFDMYFRSLFPKLLIEVYKVVCRYCKEEDSLGKYFRSSLL, from the exons ATGCTCCCCTCTGCGCGATCCGTCGTTTTCTACGCCGTCCTTGCCATCGGGTTCCTCGTCTCCGGCGTGTTGACGCCCGTGGTGCTTGATCCGTCTGCTTCTCCTTATCCTGGGCTTTCTTTTCCTGTTGCGTCTACTGGTGAGATATCCGCTGCAGAAAAATGGAGCGGTCGGCTCTTGTCGACCGATTTGGTACCTGTCGAGAAGTCTCCCCCTGGTGTTTTAAGAGCCGGATCGAGATCTCTCATGAGTTTGGATGAAAA TAAGCATGGGAGGTTCTTTTTGGCTTTGCCAAATGGCACtatttattttatgaataaatctACAAAACCTCAGTGGAAGCTTTTGATAG GGGAACTCTACGAATATAGCAAGGTTGCTGGAATAAAG AAACATGACTGGACAGTTGAGGAATATGTCCAGAAAGCACCTGTTGTTAAAGGATCAGTTATTACCACTGGGACAAAGACATCAACTTTTTATGTTGTTGATGCTGATAGTGGAGAGTTAATATATCATGATAAGGAGCCTTTTAGTTGGGCAACTGTGGGGATGCCTACGGCTGAAGAGCAGTACATTTCATCCAAGCTGGAATCTGGCAATGCTACTTGTATAACCATTATAAGAACAGATTATTTTCTGGATAGCTATGATTTAAATAATCACTTATGGAGTGTGATGATTTCTCGTATCAGTGCTCATAATGTTGGGCCTGGATTGCCACCTGCCAGGAATGAGGAGATGGGAATACCATCCATGTCCGGAAGAAATATTCCTGTCTACTTTACTAGTGAGGCCGGACAACCACCTAAGCTGAAGGCTATGCTCCCCCCCTCATGTTATGAATCACACAATGGGATGAGGTCTGGCCAAGGTGACAGGCAATCATATGAATGTCAATCTGCTAATAACTGTTCCTTAGAAATTTGTATCAGTTCCAATAGGGATACTGACCAGATGTTCGAGAGACTAGATGATGGGCTTATTTCTTTATATGTATCACAAGTCTTACGTACTGTTCCAAGTGGATGCCAGCCAGGAAACTGCATTTCTGCTAGACCAAAATTTCATACTACACATTCTAATTTCGTTAACTCAGAAACAAGACCCAGAGGTAACATGAAATTGCCTAATCATGGACAGGAAATTTCTAATGCATCCCATAACTCATTGGATGACCAGATTAATCATTCAGTGGATGAACATTCTGATGCTCAGCAGAACAATGTGTTGTCACTGCAATCTATTTATGAAGGTTATGGTTGGCTTTTGATTCTAACTTTGCCTATATTCTTTGTGCTCTGCTATCTTTGGTTGAGAAAGCTATTCAAGTATGATAaagaatgcaatgatttgaaggaACGACAATCTGTGCTTGCTAAAAAGAGGAAATCTCGGAAGGCTCCAAACATGAAAAATGTTTCCATCAGTGGTAATCATGACAGTCATTTGTTATCTATGAGAGAGAACACCAAAACTAATGGACATAATCAAAATGGAAGCTCATTTATGAAACTGAATGATGATAGTGATGGACGTTGGATTGGAAGACTCTTTGTATCAAATTCTGAAATCGGTCATGGGAGCAATGGTACAGTTGTTTTTGAAGGATTTTATGATGCTCGTCCTGTCGCTGTCAAACGGCTTCTTCGTGCGCATCATGATGTGGCCTGTAAAGAGATTCAGAATCTTATTGCATCTGATCGGCACCCTAATATTGTTCGGTGGTATGGAGTAGAACAAGATTTAGATTTTGTCTATATCTCACTGGAGCGATGTATATGCAGTTTAAGTGACCTAATACACATATGCTCAGATTCTTCATATTCAGTATCTGTGGAAAATCCAATATCGGACTCATCTATTGAGCACAAATTTCAATTAGGCATGGTGAAAAATATTGGAAAGGATGTTAACTTGTGGAGACCAAATGGTCTTCCATCAATTCAACTCTTAAAACTAATGAG AGATATAGTTTCTGgcgttgcacatctacatgaactTGGAATCATACATCGGGATCTAAAGCCTCAAAATGTGCTAATAAGCAATGACAGATATCTTTATGCCAAACTTTCTGATATGGGTATAAGCAAACGCCTCCTTGAAGACATGTCTTCTTTGAGTTGTAATGCAACTG GATATGGTAGCTCTGGTTGGCAAGCACCTGAGCAAATTCTTCATGAACGCCAAACACGAGCTGTGGATTTATTCAGTTTGGGATGCATACTATTCTTTTGTATTACCAAGGGGAAACATCCATTTGGCAAATTCTTTGAACGAGATGCAAACATTATTAACAATTGCATGGACCTGTTCTTGGTGGATCATATACCAGAAGCTGAGCATCTACTTTGCCAATTGTTGCAACCTGACCCAAAGATGAG GCCAAATGCAGTAGAAGTATTGCATCAACCACTTTTTTGGAGTTCTGAGACACGGCTTTCATTTTTACGAGATGTAAGCGATCGAGTTGAATTGGAAGACAGAGGATCAGATATTTTAAAAGCGTTAGAAAATATTGCACCTCTTGCATTTGGTGGGAAATGGGATGAAAAGTTAGATGCTGCATTCATTACAGACATGGGTCGTTATAGAAAATATCGTTTTAATTGCGTTCGTGACCTCCTACGAGTAATAAGAAACAAGTTAAATCATTATAGGGAACTTCCAAAAGAACTCCAG GAAACACTTGGACCTGTTCCTGAAGGATTTGATATGTACTTTAGAAGTCTATTCCCAAAGCTTCTGATCGAAGTCTACAAAGTGGTTTGCCGATACTGTAAGGAAGAGGactctcttggcaaatattttagaAGCAGTCTTCTATAG
- the LOC135584623 gene encoding serine/threonine-protein kinase/endoribonuclease IRE1a-like isoform X1: MLPSARSVVFYAVLAIGFLVSGVLTPVVLDPSASPYPGLSFPVASTGEISAAEKWSGRLLSTDLVPVEKSPPGVLRAGSRSLMSLDENKHGRFFLALPNGTIYFMNKSTKPQWKLLIGQPLSYSWRTPSINDPDYIVFSDSEGELYEYSKVAGIKKHDWTVEEYVQKAPVVKGSVITTGTKTSTFYVVDADSGELIYHDKEPFSWATVGMPTAEEQYISSKLESGNATCITIIRTDYFLDSYDLNNHLWSVMISRISAHNVGPGLPPARNEEMGIPSMSGRNIPVYFTSEAGQPPKLKAMLPPSCYESHNGMRSGQGDRQSYECQSANNCSLEICISSNRDTDQMFERLDDGLISLYVSQVLRTVPSGCQPGNCISARPKFHTTHSNFVNSETRPRGNMKLPNHGQEISNASHNSLDDQINHSVDEHSDAQQNNVLSLQSIYEGYGWLLILTLPIFFVLCYLWLRKLFKYDKECNDLKERQSVLAKKRKSRKAPNMKNVSISGNHDSHLLSMRENTKTNGHNQNGSSFMKLNDDSDGRWIGRLFVSNSEIGHGSNGTVVFEGFYDARPVAVKRLLRAHHDVACKEIQNLIASDRHPNIVRWYGVEQDLDFVYISLERCICSLSDLIHICSDSSYSVSVENPISDSSIEHKFQLGMVKNIGKDVNLWRPNGLPSIQLLKLMRDIVSGVAHLHELGIIHRDLKPQNVLISNDRYLYAKLSDMGISKRLLEDMSSLSCNATGYGSSGWQAPEQILHERQTRAVDLFSLGCILFFCITKGKHPFGKFFERDANIINNCMDLFLVDHIPEAEHLLCQLLQPDPKMRPNAVEVLHQPLFWSSETRLSFLRDVSDRVELEDRGSDILKALENIAPLAFGGKWDEKLDAAFITDMGRYRKYRFNCVRDLLRVIRNKLNHYRELPKELQETLGPVPEGFDMYFRSLFPKLLIEVYKVVCRYCKEEDSLGKYFRSSLL; the protein is encoded by the exons ATGCTCCCCTCTGCGCGATCCGTCGTTTTCTACGCCGTCCTTGCCATCGGGTTCCTCGTCTCCGGCGTGTTGACGCCCGTGGTGCTTGATCCGTCTGCTTCTCCTTATCCTGGGCTTTCTTTTCCTGTTGCGTCTACTGGTGAGATATCCGCTGCAGAAAAATGGAGCGGTCGGCTCTTGTCGACCGATTTGGTACCTGTCGAGAAGTCTCCCCCTGGTGTTTTAAGAGCCGGATCGAGATCTCTCATGAGTTTGGATGAAAA TAAGCATGGGAGGTTCTTTTTGGCTTTGCCAAATGGCACtatttattttatgaataaatctACAAAACCTCAGTGGAAGCTTTTGATAGGTCAGCCACTTTCATATTCATGGCGAACTCCTTCAATTAATGATCCTGATTATATTGTGTTTTCTGATAGCGAAGGGGAACTCTACGAATATAGCAAGGTTGCTGGAATAAAG AAACATGACTGGACAGTTGAGGAATATGTCCAGAAAGCACCTGTTGTTAAAGGATCAGTTATTACCACTGGGACAAAGACATCAACTTTTTATGTTGTTGATGCTGATAGTGGAGAGTTAATATATCATGATAAGGAGCCTTTTAGTTGGGCAACTGTGGGGATGCCTACGGCTGAAGAGCAGTACATTTCATCCAAGCTGGAATCTGGCAATGCTACTTGTATAACCATTATAAGAACAGATTATTTTCTGGATAGCTATGATTTAAATAATCACTTATGGAGTGTGATGATTTCTCGTATCAGTGCTCATAATGTTGGGCCTGGATTGCCACCTGCCAGGAATGAGGAGATGGGAATACCATCCATGTCCGGAAGAAATATTCCTGTCTACTTTACTAGTGAGGCCGGACAACCACCTAAGCTGAAGGCTATGCTCCCCCCCTCATGTTATGAATCACACAATGGGATGAGGTCTGGCCAAGGTGACAGGCAATCATATGAATGTCAATCTGCTAATAACTGTTCCTTAGAAATTTGTATCAGTTCCAATAGGGATACTGACCAGATGTTCGAGAGACTAGATGATGGGCTTATTTCTTTATATGTATCACAAGTCTTACGTACTGTTCCAAGTGGATGCCAGCCAGGAAACTGCATTTCTGCTAGACCAAAATTTCATACTACACATTCTAATTTCGTTAACTCAGAAACAAGACCCAGAGGTAACATGAAATTGCCTAATCATGGACAGGAAATTTCTAATGCATCCCATAACTCATTGGATGACCAGATTAATCATTCAGTGGATGAACATTCTGATGCTCAGCAGAACAATGTGTTGTCACTGCAATCTATTTATGAAGGTTATGGTTGGCTTTTGATTCTAACTTTGCCTATATTCTTTGTGCTCTGCTATCTTTGGTTGAGAAAGCTATTCAAGTATGATAaagaatgcaatgatttgaaggaACGACAATCTGTGCTTGCTAAAAAGAGGAAATCTCGGAAGGCTCCAAACATGAAAAATGTTTCCATCAGTGGTAATCATGACAGTCATTTGTTATCTATGAGAGAGAACACCAAAACTAATGGACATAATCAAAATGGAAGCTCATTTATGAAACTGAATGATGATAGTGATGGACGTTGGATTGGAAGACTCTTTGTATCAAATTCTGAAATCGGTCATGGGAGCAATGGTACAGTTGTTTTTGAAGGATTTTATGATGCTCGTCCTGTCGCTGTCAAACGGCTTCTTCGTGCGCATCATGATGTGGCCTGTAAAGAGATTCAGAATCTTATTGCATCTGATCGGCACCCTAATATTGTTCGGTGGTATGGAGTAGAACAAGATTTAGATTTTGTCTATATCTCACTGGAGCGATGTATATGCAGTTTAAGTGACCTAATACACATATGCTCAGATTCTTCATATTCAGTATCTGTGGAAAATCCAATATCGGACTCATCTATTGAGCACAAATTTCAATTAGGCATGGTGAAAAATATTGGAAAGGATGTTAACTTGTGGAGACCAAATGGTCTTCCATCAATTCAACTCTTAAAACTAATGAG AGATATAGTTTCTGgcgttgcacatctacatgaactTGGAATCATACATCGGGATCTAAAGCCTCAAAATGTGCTAATAAGCAATGACAGATATCTTTATGCCAAACTTTCTGATATGGGTATAAGCAAACGCCTCCTTGAAGACATGTCTTCTTTGAGTTGTAATGCAACTG GATATGGTAGCTCTGGTTGGCAAGCACCTGAGCAAATTCTTCATGAACGCCAAACACGAGCTGTGGATTTATTCAGTTTGGGATGCATACTATTCTTTTGTATTACCAAGGGGAAACATCCATTTGGCAAATTCTTTGAACGAGATGCAAACATTATTAACAATTGCATGGACCTGTTCTTGGTGGATCATATACCAGAAGCTGAGCATCTACTTTGCCAATTGTTGCAACCTGACCCAAAGATGAG GCCAAATGCAGTAGAAGTATTGCATCAACCACTTTTTTGGAGTTCTGAGACACGGCTTTCATTTTTACGAGATGTAAGCGATCGAGTTGAATTGGAAGACAGAGGATCAGATATTTTAAAAGCGTTAGAAAATATTGCACCTCTTGCATTTGGTGGGAAATGGGATGAAAAGTTAGATGCTGCATTCATTACAGACATGGGTCGTTATAGAAAATATCGTTTTAATTGCGTTCGTGACCTCCTACGAGTAATAAGAAACAAGTTAAATCATTATAGGGAACTTCCAAAAGAACTCCAG GAAACACTTGGACCTGTTCCTGAAGGATTTGATATGTACTTTAGAAGTCTATTCCCAAAGCTTCTGATCGAAGTCTACAAAGTGGTTTGCCGATACTGTAAGGAAGAGGactctcttggcaaatattttagaAGCAGTCTTCTATAG
- the LOC135584623 gene encoding serine/threonine-protein kinase/endoribonuclease IRE1a-like isoform X5, translating into MPTAEEQYISSKLESGNATCITIIRTDYFLDSYDLNNHLWSVMISRISAHNVGPGLPPARNEEMGIPSMSGRNIPVYFTSEAGQPPKLKAMLPPSCYESHNGMRSGQGDRQSYECQSANNCSLEICISSNRDTDQMFERLDDGLISLYVSQVLRTVPSGCQPGNCISARPKFHTTHSNFVNSETRPRGNMKLPNHGQEISNASHNSLDDQINHSVDEHSDAQQNNVLSLQSIYEGYGWLLILTLPIFFVLCYLWLRKLFKYDKECNDLKERQSVLAKKRKSRKAPNMKNVSISGNHDSHLLSMRENTKTNGHNQNGSSFMKLNDDSDGRWIGRLFVSNSEIGHGSNGTVVFEGFYDARPVAVKRLLRAHHDVACKEIQNLIASDRHPNIVRWYGVEQDLDFVYISLERCICSLSDLIHICSDSSYSVSVENPISDSSIEHKFQLGMVKNIGKDVNLWRPNGLPSIQLLKLMRDIVSGVAHLHELGIIHRDLKPQNVLISNDRYLYAKLSDMGISKRLLEDMSSLSCNATGYGSSGWQAPEQILHERQTRAVDLFSLGCILFFCITKGKHPFGKFFERDANIINNCMDLFLVDHIPEAEHLLCQLLQPDPKMRPNAVEVLHQPLFWSSETRLSFLRDVSDRVELEDRGSDILKALENIAPLAFGGKWDEKLDAAFITDMGRYRKYRFNCVRDLLRVIRNKLNHYRELPKELQETLGPVPEGFDMYFRSLFPKLLIEVYKVVCRYCKEEDSLGKYFRSSLL; encoded by the exons ATGCCTACGGCTGAAGAGCAGTACATTTCATCCAAGCTGGAATCTGGCAATGCTACTTGTATAACCATTATAAGAACAGATTATTTTCTGGATAGCTATGATTTAAATAATCACTTATGGAGTGTGATGATTTCTCGTATCAGTGCTCATAATGTTGGGCCTGGATTGCCACCTGCCAGGAATGAGGAGATGGGAATACCATCCATGTCCGGAAGAAATATTCCTGTCTACTTTACTAGTGAGGCCGGACAACCACCTAAGCTGAAGGCTATGCTCCCCCCCTCATGTTATGAATCACACAATGGGATGAGGTCTGGCCAAGGTGACAGGCAATCATATGAATGTCAATCTGCTAATAACTGTTCCTTAGAAATTTGTATCAGTTCCAATAGGGATACTGACCAGATGTTCGAGAGACTAGATGATGGGCTTATTTCTTTATATGTATCACAAGTCTTACGTACTGTTCCAAGTGGATGCCAGCCAGGAAACTGCATTTCTGCTAGACCAAAATTTCATACTACACATTCTAATTTCGTTAACTCAGAAACAAGACCCAGAGGTAACATGAAATTGCCTAATCATGGACAGGAAATTTCTAATGCATCCCATAACTCATTGGATGACCAGATTAATCATTCAGTGGATGAACATTCTGATGCTCAGCAGAACAATGTGTTGTCACTGCAATCTATTTATGAAGGTTATGGTTGGCTTTTGATTCTAACTTTGCCTATATTCTTTGTGCTCTGCTATCTTTGGTTGAGAAAGCTATTCAAGTATGATAaagaatgcaatgatttgaaggaACGACAATCTGTGCTTGCTAAAAAGAGGAAATCTCGGAAGGCTCCAAACATGAAAAATGTTTCCATCAGTGGTAATCATGACAGTCATTTGTTATCTATGAGAGAGAACACCAAAACTAATGGACATAATCAAAATGGAAGCTCATTTATGAAACTGAATGATGATAGTGATGGACGTTGGATTGGAAGACTCTTTGTATCAAATTCTGAAATCGGTCATGGGAGCAATGGTACAGTTGTTTTTGAAGGATTTTATGATGCTCGTCCTGTCGCTGTCAAACGGCTTCTTCGTGCGCATCATGATGTGGCCTGTAAAGAGATTCAGAATCTTATTGCATCTGATCGGCACCCTAATATTGTTCGGTGGTATGGAGTAGAACAAGATTTAGATTTTGTCTATATCTCACTGGAGCGATGTATATGCAGTTTAAGTGACCTAATACACATATGCTCAGATTCTTCATATTCAGTATCTGTGGAAAATCCAATATCGGACTCATCTATTGAGCACAAATTTCAATTAGGCATGGTGAAAAATATTGGAAAGGATGTTAACTTGTGGAGACCAAATGGTCTTCCATCAATTCAACTCTTAAAACTAATGAG AGATATAGTTTCTGgcgttgcacatctacatgaactTGGAATCATACATCGGGATCTAAAGCCTCAAAATGTGCTAATAAGCAATGACAGATATCTTTATGCCAAACTTTCTGATATGGGTATAAGCAAACGCCTCCTTGAAGACATGTCTTCTTTGAGTTGTAATGCAACTG GATATGGTAGCTCTGGTTGGCAAGCACCTGAGCAAATTCTTCATGAACGCCAAACACGAGCTGTGGATTTATTCAGTTTGGGATGCATACTATTCTTTTGTATTACCAAGGGGAAACATCCATTTGGCAAATTCTTTGAACGAGATGCAAACATTATTAACAATTGCATGGACCTGTTCTTGGTGGATCATATACCAGAAGCTGAGCATCTACTTTGCCAATTGTTGCAACCTGACCCAAAGATGAG GCCAAATGCAGTAGAAGTATTGCATCAACCACTTTTTTGGAGTTCTGAGACACGGCTTTCATTTTTACGAGATGTAAGCGATCGAGTTGAATTGGAAGACAGAGGATCAGATATTTTAAAAGCGTTAGAAAATATTGCACCTCTTGCATTTGGTGGGAAATGGGATGAAAAGTTAGATGCTGCATTCATTACAGACATGGGTCGTTATAGAAAATATCGTTTTAATTGCGTTCGTGACCTCCTACGAGTAATAAGAAACAAGTTAAATCATTATAGGGAACTTCCAAAAGAACTCCAG GAAACACTTGGACCTGTTCCTGAAGGATTTGATATGTACTTTAGAAGTCTATTCCCAAAGCTTCTGATCGAAGTCTACAAAGTGGTTTGCCGATACTGTAAGGAAGAGGactctcttggcaaatattttagaAGCAGTCTTCTATAG